CAgtaacagcaacaacaccagTGCCAACAAACTTTTGAAACGTCAGAATTACGGTGGTGCCTACATCTGGCACGAACCGTTCTTTGATTGCCAGGGTCAATACCATGAGGGTGTTCACTCATGCGACGAAGCTTATATTTGTGACCGACAATACTTTGACAATAGATGGCATGATGGCCAATGGAGAAATGGTGTCTGGCATGAGGGCAATTGGGGTTCTGATGGTATCTGGCACGACTCAGTTTATGATGGCAGATTCACTCCTGAAAGAGATGGTCGTTATGGACCTTATGGCCGTCACCATGGTGGGTATGAGAACGGCGGTTGTGGTCGTGAAGAATGTGGCCGTGAAGAGTGTGGCCATGAAGGATCCTGTGGACGTGAACGCGAACGCGAACGTGAGGAGTGTAGTCGTGAAGAGTCATGCGGTCGTGAAGAAAGCTGCGGCAGAGAAGAATCCTGTGGTTGTGGAAATGAAGGCTGTGGTTGTGACGGTCGCTATGATGGCCGTTATGAGGGTCACCACGGACGACACCACGAGGGGTATCACGATGGTCGCTACGATGGTCGTTATGATGGACGCTACGATGGTCGCTATGATGGCCGTTATGATGGTCGTTATGAGGGCCGTTATGAGGGTGCTCCCTACGACGGACGTCACCATGAAGGTCGCTACGAATGTGAAGAGGAACGTGGTTGCGGCTATGAGCACCACCCTTCTAACCAAGGCTGTAATGAATATGGCGGTTATGGCCGATATGGATATCACGAGCTAGTCAAGACTGAGGAAGCAGTTCCAGCTACCGAAGAAATGGAAGCTCAAGCTGTCGAAACCCCTGCTGAAGCCACTGTAGCAGTTGCTGATGCCGTTGTGcctgctgaagaagaagaacaatCAGCTGTAGCTCCAGTAGTTTCACTTGCCAAGCGTCTTTTTGGACTCTGTGGAGGCAGTAGCAACAAGGGATGTGATTCCGGATGCGACAGTGGATGTGATAGCGGTGGTGGAAGCTCTGGATGTAGCCTTTGCGGACTCTGTGGCGGAGGTGGcggtggcagcagctgtggAAGCAGTTGCGGAAGTGGTTGCGGAAGTGGTTGTGGAAGCAGTTGCGGAAGTGGTTGCGGAGGTGGCTGCGGTAGCAGCTGTGGTGGATGTGGCAGTTGCGGTGGTGGCTGCGGTGGTAGTGGCTGTGGCGGCGGCGGTGGCGGCTGCGATGACGACTGCTATGACGATAGCTACGACTGTGGTTCCTCTGGTTGTTTTGGTATCTTCAACAAACGAGATGCTGTTGTACCTACTGAAGTGGCCACTGAACAAGACTTGACAAACAACCTATGTTGCccatgctgctgcaaatGTGGATGCTGTCTTGCCAAGAGAGACGAATCTGCAGTTGctactgaagaagatatcaattctgcttttttctgtcccagcagctgctgcggaggatgctgctgtggaggtagtagcagtgatgatgatgacgaagacgactGTGGTTCAAGTTCCAGTTCTAGTTCCTGTGGATCCAGCTCGGGTTCTAGTTGTTGTGGATCAAGTTCTGGATCTAGCTCCAGTTCAGGCTGTGGAAAATCATCTGGTTCTAGCTGTGGATCAAGTGGATCTTCAGCCCCCAATTGTGCTCCAGAACCCGCTCCAGCACCCGTACCCGCACCAATcccagctccagcaccagcaccagctcctgTCTATCCAGCACCCgcacctgctcctgttcctgtgtcacctgctcctgctcctgctcccgtggcaccagctccagctccagttTGCccggcaccagcaccagcccctgctcctgctcctgctcctgttcctgctcctgttccCGCTCCGCCAGCTCCCGTGTGTCCAGCTCCTGCCCCTGCACCagctcctcctcctccgcctccacctccaccacctcctgtCTGCCCTGCTCcggcaccagctccagcaccccctccaccccctcctcctccacctccacctccacctccacctccacctccacctccagctCCCGTATGtgctccaccaccaccacctcctccaccagcaccagcaccagctcccGTGTGtgctccaccacctccacctccacctcctcctccaccacctccacctcctcctccacctcctcctcctccaccacctccacctcctcctccaccacctccaccaccacctcctccagctgAGCCCTGTGAGCCAGaacctgctcctgctccagaGCCCGAGCCAGTCTGGTCAGAGCCCTGTGCTGAGGAGCCCGAGCCCGTTCCCGTTCCCGCACCCAGCGAGTGCGAAAGCGCCGAGAACAGCGAGGAGGCCAACTAAACCCGTCGCTGAGGCGTCCAGTAAAAACACCAGTTACACATTCCAGTCGTTCATTACAATCCTTATATAAACGGTTCTTTATTGTCGgtataaattaaaataaaaattattcTAATTCCCCCTCCTCCTTCTCGCTGCCCTCGCTGccctcgctgcctccggcggctggggcgctgccccagaccccgttgtgctcgcttcgcgagcatcCTCCCGGACACCGGTTCACCAGCACACGGGGGACCCCGCAAtggctcgcgaagcgagcacaacggggtctggggcagcgccccagccgccggaggcaccatCTCCGTCCCCCCTCGGACCCTATTACGCCGTGCATGTCGTATGCACCTGTCGGTATCTCGGCAACATGTTCGTGAACTTTCGTATCTCGAGACTGGACATCTGGACAAAATGGCGTCAACGGTGCTGAAGGTGGTCCTGCTCATTCTGGCGCTGATAAATGCCAAGTCGCTGCCTCTTGCATTCCATGCCAGGTTCTTTTATTATATGGCCAAACACTTTTATGTGTTTAAGAGGGTCAAGGCCAAATCAGTGTTCGAGCCTCGCCAGTATTCTACTCATACGCCGCTGATGgagattgatttcaatCTTCACAAATCCAATTCGACCTATTTTACTGATCTGGATATGGCTCGAACTGACTTGATGATGCACGTATTCAAGGACTATTTCCTTCATTATCAGGACAGCGAGAACAAGACTCGTGACGGCAAGTGGCCCTATTGCCCTCTCGGCGGAGTGGTCTCGGTGTTCCGCCACGAGATCAAACCTTATAGTCCTTACAAGGTGCGATCGCGTATCCTAGGTTGGGATAATAAGTGGATTTTTGTCATTTCTCGGTTCGAGTCTGGCAAGAAGCTACATGCTATCGCTCTGTCTAAATATGTGTTTAAAATGCGCCGAAAGACTGTGCCTCCAGAAGAAGTGCTCAAATTCTGTGGTCTTGCTGACGAAGAGACGCTCAAACAGGGCAAAATGGACTTTGATAAGGCCGAGCATTTCCTCCACCTCGAGAACTTGGAGCATGAATCAATATAGAAAACCCCCCTCGAATAGACTATTGGCCAGACAGGTATGGCAGAAAGGTATGGAGTAATTTGTGTAACATCTAATAATCTATTATAGACGACTACTTATAGAAATaaactgaaaacaaaaaatcaaccctggagctggagaagCTATTCGTCGGAAAGACGCTTGCCAGGGTTAGTGGGAGGAACTCCGATATTGTTGATGTTTCTGAACATCTTAATACCGTTGTCACCCTCAATAAACTGACAAGATCTAGCTACTCTGTAGAGCGAGGTGATGAAGTTGGACTCGTCCTTGACATAGTGCTTGCCCAAAACCTTCTTGATAGCCTCGGTACCCTTGCGTCCATTGTAGAAAGGAATACGGGAAACGTAGTGGTGGAGAACGTGGGTTTCAATGATATCGTGCAAGATGTGCTTGCCAATAAAGCCAAAGTCACGGTcaacagtagcagcagcgccACGGGCAAAACTCCATTCATCAGCGTCGTAGTGGGGCAAACGAGGATCAGTGTGTTGAAGATAGGTAATGTGGACCAACCAGTGGTTCACCCACATCCAGGGCAAAACGTACATGAGGATAACGGTAGAAAGACCCCATCTTTGGATAGAGTAGTACAAACCACCCAAGGTCAAACCGATACCAATATCAGAAATAATGATATCGTAGAAATCCTTCTTGTCGAAAATAGGAGAAGACGGAACATAGTGGTTGGTAACCCACTTGGAACGGGTCGGGTACTTTTGTCCAGTGACATTAGTGGTCAAGTACATGAGCCAGCCGAAAGTCTGTTGAAGAATCAATCCGTACAAAGTAACAATAGGAGTATCTTCGGCATTGGCCTTGATACCACGGATAGAGAAAAAGGTCTCCTTCTCCTTGGGGACGAAAACCATATCACGAGTCAAATGACCAGTAGCCTTGTGGTGCTTAGAGTGAGAAATTCTCCACGAGTGGTAAGGAACAAGCAAGAAAGAGTGAAGGACCCATCCAACAGTATCATTGGCCCATTTGTAGTCGGAAAAGGCGCCGTGGCCACACTCGTGGGCCAAAACCCACCAACCAGTACCAAACAAACCTTGGACAATAGTGTAAGCAGCCCAAGCAAGAACACGAACAGACAACCAGGGAATCAAGTGGATGTACGAAATGGCAAGATAtccaaacaaaccaatGAAGATACCGTCTCTAATGACATATCCCAAGGAGCGAGGAAGAGAACGCTTGTAGCACTCGGGAGGAATTGCATCGAGGATCTCCTTGATAGTGAACTGAGGAGCAATAAATTCCTCACCATAGGTGTTAATGGCCTTCTTGAAGCTGGGCTTCTGAGGTTGATGAGACGACGGTCTACGTTGAGTGACAGTAACGGACGACATTATTGaggttcttttttttctgctACTAAATAagaagtaaaaaaaaaagctcgACAATAGTCAATCCTCGAGAACTATTAAGTGTTGTAAAAAATCCAAGTACTTAAGCACTAAAAAACTCgaagagcttgaagaactaagaaattaaaaacaaaaaaaaaaaagatttaaATTCGCTGTATGCAGAtatttttctatttatacGTAGTACACCTGGATGATCCAAGAAATTTTATCTTCCCCTATATGTACCATGTACCTAATACATGCGTACATAAATACGCACCGTGCTACCGAGGAATCAGGGCCGTGTAAAAGTCAGACCTGACCAAAGTTGCCTGACACATGGCCGTTACTTACGTGTAATAAATGTGCCTGAAGACCGCATCTCCAAATCTATCGAATCTGCTGTCCAGGTCCACAAACTATGATCCTCAAAATTCTTTTATTTACTTTGTTGGCTGTTTGTAGCTGATAAAACTTATTTATCCGCCCCATGTCATACTGACTAAACTCACGGTTAAATTAGGCGTTTGTTTTACCAGGATGGTCTGCTGCGACGGTGGCATAATTGGCAATTGCCAGCTGGTCACTTATCAGGTTAATCTTTGCGAAtcagactgcctccggcggctggggctccgccccagaccctggttgctcctctcgcttcgctcgagtcgaccGTGTTGATTCAGGTGTGGTGTTGTCATGGTGCTGCTATCGTAAATACGTTTGGACTTGGTTGCAGCTTAATTTCCGAAATTCGttattgatatttacaGCCtcgtttctttttattgCGAAAAATCGTTGAATTTTCACCCATATTGCTTTTTTCTGCTCCTTATCAGGCAAGGAtctgaatatttttatccCTCCGAGGCAAAACTTATTTTGATATGCATGCAGAGGTAATTTGATGATCGCCCGGCTCCTGGATCCTGGATATTCAGTCCTCacactagcaccagaacaGCTACGAAATCCGCAAAAAAGTCCACCAACTTCATAGATAAGGAAGCCTTGCCATTATCTCATTGCTACTATAGTATCGGGGAGATCGGTCAATGGTGTGTTCTCGTCAACAGAACAAACAGACCACCACTAACATTGATATGAGGTCAGTTGAGGTAAGACTGCCGGCACCCTTCCGGAAGCACGTTACGGACATATGGAGTGGGACCGGCGACTTACGGAGTTTGAGTGGGGGATATCCGTGTGAAGCTGCCGGCGAGCAAATAAGACGAAGGATAATCGTCATTTGGTGGTCTAGAAGCGGGGGGTGTGGGAGATATCAATGCACCAACAGGCTGACCTGATGATACCTGTGGGTGCTAGTAGACATCTTTGTGTCGAAGGCTGCTATCGACAGATACCACAGGTATTTTAatgttattgttattatttcatATCGAGTAATAAAATGGActtataaaataaaatcaacagCTGCTTCGCTCGGATAAACTTTAATTGGGTCCGACTGTAGTCCGCAATTAGTTAGACCAGGCCCTGTCTGAGTTTTAAACAACGCACCAGCCCATGACAACACCAGTGACacatttttctttcaaactTCTCGATGTTAGCTTATCAGATAACTAACTGAAATCACTAGACTAGCCAATTTGGGGTTTACAAAGATAGATGGGATATTATCAAATTTACTTGTTTAAAGGCAGCAACCAAGCCGCTAACTAACGTCAGATAAAGCCAGCAAGGTCAGCTAGGGTCAGCTAGGGTCAGTTAGGGTCAGCCAGAGTCAGCTAGGGTCGCCAAGGTCAGCCAAGGTCAGCTAAGGGTAACCCAAACATACGACAAGGCACATTAAATTGGTTCAAACACTCTTTGACCAGAATCTTCGCCATTGTCTTCTTATTTGGAAGCTCATGGCCTGATGGGCAACAGAGCAGCCAGTTTTATTGCTCGATTCAGAGCCCGTGTCTGTCCTGTCTATAGCTCTTCTTGGGATAGTCTCACTGTAGAGTAGAGTAGAGTAGATCCGAAAACCGTTTCTTTATTGATCAAACAAGATCAAATATGCAACGCACCACACGCATGCTGAACATCCATGCACTCCTGTGCATCTGGTACAGAACAGTCCCCTGATATGCAGGTGGTAGATGAGCGGGTTTTCTTACCGCTTAACACGTGGGGGAATATATGACAGTCTGAGAACGAGTAATCGAAGCACGACAATGTATTAAAACAGCACTCAATGGTATCTAAAATATTTGTCAATGGAGTCAGGACTCAATTTTGGGGCTGAAGGGTTGGAATTAAAGGGCTTTCGACAACGAACACATGCTGGAAAACCTCTTCCGCAGTTTTGCTGTCTCATCTGCGCTGCAGCTTCTCCCAACAAACGACTGCGTGGGGTTTTGTTGAACCCAACTAAGTTATTCTATAGCCGCGACAGCGCGAATATGTGGTAAGTGACTGGCAGTAAAGCTGTGGGGACCAGACTCCGAAACTGGCTCTGGAAGCGGCATCTGGAGTTGAATCTGGAGATGAATCTGGAGATGAATCTGAGATGCATCTCTGGACCTGATTCTGGAttctggaccctgcgtaAAAAAAACGACATATACACACGCCATTGTTAGTCTGTTAGCCTTACTATTCTTCACTCCTCCTATCTTTCACATCTTACATGGAATACAGATGTTTACGATATGGaaagaaaattaaattTCGTGAAGCACTGATTGATCAAATACCTAGCATATATATCGCCCATAGATAGACTACACTGTATAGTACTTAGATTTTCAGGAATACTGTTCTGGCAGCGTTCGGATTCCTGGTAATGTGAAAGACCACATAAAAATCATGAGATTCACTGTTGTGCTagtaaaataataaataaataattactAAATAGGTACAAGTACACTAGCTCACAGGAGCAGTAGCGAGTTCGCTAGCCCTTTTGCGAGCAGATGCCAGTACAGTCTGGATATGCTCTCTCGACACTTGAATACCCTTATTAATACCAGTAGCGTTACTCGATGTAACAGCAATCGTCAATCCAGTCAAGAGACCGGACGGCGAAGTCACGACATTTATCCGACTATTGAGACATGCCTCTTCGGTTTCGCCCTCGATGTCGGCTATAACTACTGTTTTCTGGTCCTTTTGCACCTCACCAATAGCAAAGGTGCTGCTAAACTGGTCCAAGGAAGCAGACTCATCAGAAAGCTTCAATGGACTTACGGTCGACAGATCACTGACAACTTGCTTTGTATCAGGATCGACCTCCATCTGAGGAATTCTTGTGTTTTTTAATGCAGTGATAATGGCTGTCCACACAGCGTCGAAACAGGGGCCAGTCCTGCTCAAAACCTGAACACTGGCACTCAAAACAAGCCATTTAGTTTTTTCGGCGCCGGGAATTACGAAATTAACTGGATCAATATAATCAGTGTTATTGAGCAATTGGAATGCTCGTTGTGAGATAACCATCTCCTCCTGAGTGGGTGGTCCATTGCGAGTACCACGAATGACTTCAACATTAGGATATACACCGTGCTTTCCCTTCTGTTCCGTAATACCGCCGGTAATTCCACACACGACGGTCGTACCTCCTACACTAATAACAGCCGAACCTAATGTCCCTGGCAGCGGCTCCGACGCCTGGATCGTGGCCTTCCTGAACTCGTCAAACGCTCTCAGTCCACTGGGTCGAAGTCCCAGTTCCAAGTGTCTCTGCAGATAAATATCAGGCTCCAGCCTGGCAAACACCTCAGGTGGAAACGACAACGGCGTAGCAGCTCCCTCCATCTCAACAGTAAATTATCCTCTCTCACCATGATCACTGCTTCACGGTCGCATTTAATAAATTTCAGTGGTTAGGGTTACACGTGCAAGGGGTGGAGATACGGGAGACGAGCcatttgcctccggcggctggggctctgccccagaccccgtagctcctgcttcgcaggagatggccgaGACTGTagacgaaaacgactcgagcgaagcgagaggagcagcggggtctggggcggagccccagccgccggcGGCAGCGAATCCCCAGTATGGACTGGTGCGGCTGACTAGTGAAATTTTATGAGAGAAGGGGAATATTTTGGACTTGCTGCTTGGTATATATCAACAATGTCTGGATTCACCTCAATTTTCGGCAgctctggtgctgccaaggACAGCGCTCCCGGTGCTTTGAGCACTTCGACTTCGTCGGCTGGTAACGCcgagatcaagaagaagctccaACAGCAGATCTCGCAGGAACTGGCAGTGGCCAATGCCACCGAGTTGGTTAACGTAAGTAGAGTGGTACGGGGAGAACAGGCCCAAGAGAAGAATTAATGGGATGAGAACGGTTTTATGGGTGGTAATAAGAAAGTATGACTAACAGAACAGAAAATCACTGAGAATTGTTTCGAAAAGTGCATTCCCGTGCCCGGAGCCGTGGTCAGCAGCGCTGAGAACGACTGTACTAAGAAGTGCATGGAGAAGTACATGTATGCCTGGAACATCATTTCCAAGAGCTACATTTCCCGAATCCAACAGGCCGGCGCTTCTGGTATTTAAACCATTTAATAACCTTTTTATTGTAAATAGTGTATatatttgatttgtttcATTGTTAACGGCAGTAGTTTCCGCATAGCGGGGACATGCAGGGTCGACCGATAAGGGCAAGGAATTGCTGGTTCCGAAGAGATGGAGGTAGAGGGAAGAGAATCGGGTGGGGAGAATGAATATGTTTAATAGTTAAATTAATGATCATCTgatttgaaaagaaaatagaTAGCAAAAGTATGAGAGATATTGTGGTATTTGGATCAATTAACTATGATCTGGTGACAACCTCGAAAAGAGTTCCTGCTAGCGGGGAGACAattgctgcttctggatTCAAAACTTTTCATGGCGGAAAAGGCGCCAATCAAGCCAGAGCTTTGAGACGACTGTCAGataaaaatgaaatcacTGTACGCATGATTGGTAGAGTTGGAAATGATGTTTTTGGCGAAGAATTGCTTTCTGGATTAGAAAAAGAGGGAATTGACGTTTCTCGTGTcgagaagatcaagaatgAGCCTACCGGTACTGCTACTATCATTGTTGACGAAGCATTAGGAGAGAATCGAATTCTTGTATATCCAGGTGCTAATGGAACATTCAAAGTCACCGAGGAAACTGTTTGGGATGAGATCAGAAAAGCCAATTTCCTAGTTTTGCAGAACGAAATCCCTGTTGACGTAGTGTTTAAAGCTATCCAGGTAGCCCATGATGCTCACATCACTGTTATATATAATCCATCTCCTATGACAGAAATACCTCATGAAATTCTGTCAAAAGTGGATCTTCTCGTTCTGAACTCTACAGAGGCCAATGCCATTCTACCTGACTCTGTGGCTACCATAGACGACGATGTTGACAGGGCACTAATTGCCATGAAGAAACTCCAACAAAAACTCGAATCCACCAGCATTATCATCACGCTTGGAGCCAATGGCTCAATCTTCTCCTCTCCCGGAGCTTCTCCCCAGACCTTTTCTGCAGCTAAAGCCGACAAAATTGTCGACACCACCGGTGCCGGCGACACATTCCTCGGTGCATTCGTATCCAAATGGTCCAAAGACCCTCGCGACCACAATATTATCCCCGAGGCCATATCATTCgcctctgctgcttctgctctTGCCGTAGCCCGTCCAGGGGCCGCAGATGGCATCCCATATCTTCGCGAGCTCTAAGgcgggtctgcctccggcggctggggctccgccccagaccccgctgctcctctcgctgcgctcgagtcgttacgtccacggtccctgccatctcctgcgaagcaggagcaacggggtctggggcggagccccagccgccggggGCAAAGCCCATAAAACATAGTTAAAATGcaatttataaataagttTGTCACAAGTCCCGGATGAGGTCTGAAGTGTCATCGTCAACGTCTTCCACGGATAGAGAAACCCCCATCATATTGCGGTGGCGGATGGATGAGGACAATGGGTCTACGACCGCGTCCCTGGCCGGATCTGTGACATATTCGGAGGAGCCGAGAACTCGTCCTGTTCCTTGGAACCTGTCGGCGCTTCTGGTCAGTACACGAGGAGGGCCAACAGGATTAAGACGACGACTAGAACTGCGACTCCTCCCCCCGTACTGTGATTCTGACTCTGGAGGAGGATCTCGGACAATTTTCCGCGCCTCTTCCACGAGTGACTTCATAGCATCACCTCCAAGGGGCTCGCTACTTCGCCGGCGATAAAATAAAAGGTATGCGGCTCCTGTAATACTTGCCTCGGGTTCAGTGGGACGAACGTTCGCATCGTCGTAATAGTACCACTTATTATCAACAAAGTTCTTAGCATAGGCTGTATAATGACCACCTCCTAATCCCCCATAGTGATTGTCCACAGCAATCAAATCATATATCAAGTCTCCTTCTTGGTAGCTCTTTTTATCAGCTACCCGGTCTGACATGTCCAGGCCCTCTATGGGGAAGTTAACAACAGACGAGATCTTGTCACGAAAACTACGGAAGCTGGAGAATCGCTTCAAGTGGATTGTGAAAATGTCCGGAATCTTCCACAAATCAATGGTCTTGGTCGCCTGTCGAAGTTTTTGACATCTGGAACAATAC
The Sugiyamaella lignohabitans strain CBS 10342 chromosome A, complete sequence genome window above contains:
- the RRP43 gene encoding Rrp43p (Exosome non-catalytic core component; involved in 3'-5' RNA processing and degradation in both the nucleus and the cytoplasm; has similarity to E. coli RNase PH and to human hRrp43p (OIP2, EXOSC8); protein abundance increases in response to DNA replication stress; GO_component: GO:0005737 - cytoplasm [Evidence IEA,IEA]; GO_component: GO:0005737 - cytoplasm [Evidence IDA] [PMID 9891085]; GO_component: GO:0000177 - cytoplasmic exosome (RNase complex) [Evidence IDA] [PMID 10465791]; GO_component: GO:0000177 - cytoplasmic exosome (RNase complex) [Evidence IDA] [PMID 19046973]; GO_component: GO:0000178 - exosome (RNase complex) [Evidence IEA]; GO_component: GO:0000176 - nuclear exosome (RNase complex) [Evidence IDA] [PMID 10465791]; GO_component: GO:0000176 - nuclear exosome (RNase complex) [Evidence IDA] [PMID 19046973]; GO_component: GO:0005730 - nucleolus [Evidence IEA]; GO_component: GO:0005730 - nucleolus [Evidence IDA] [PMID 9891085]; GO_component: GO:0005654 - nucleoplasm [Evidence IDA] [PMID 9891085]; GO_component: GO:0005634 - nucleus [Evidence IEA]; GO_function: GO:0003723 - RNA binding [Evidence IEA]; GO_function: GO:0003674 - molecular_function [Evidence ND]; GO_process: GO:0000467 - exonucleolytic trimming to generate mature 3'-end of 5.8S rRNA from tricistronic rRNA transcript (SSU-rRNA, 5.8S rRNA, LSU-rRNA) [Evidence IMP] [PMID 10508172]; GO_process: GO:0000467 - exonucleolytic trimming to generate mature 3'-end of 5.8S rRNA from tricistronic rRNA transcript (SSU-rRNA, 5.8S rRNA, LSU-rRNA) [Evidence IMP] [PMID 12364597]; GO_process: GO:0000467 - exonucleolytic trimming to generate mature 3'-end of 5.8S rRNA from tricistronic rRNA transcript (SSU-rRNA, 5.8S rRNA, LSU-rRNA) [Evidence IMP] [PMID 9390555]; GO_process: GO:0043628 - ncRNA 3'-end processing [Evidence IC] [PMID 10465791]; GO_process: GO:0070651 - nonfunctional rRNA decay [Evidence IC] [PMID 10465791]; GO_process: GO:0071042 - nuclear polyadenylation-dependent mRNA catabolic process [Evidence IMP] [PMID 19369424]; GO_process: GO:0071035 - nuclear polyadenylation-dependent rRNA catabolic process [Evidence IMP] [PMID 18940861]; GO_process: GO:0071038 - nuclear polyadenylation-dependent tRNA catabolic process [Evidence IDA] [PMID 15828860]; GO_process: GO:0071038 - nuclear polyadenylation-dependent tRNA catabolic process [Evidence IDA] [PMID 17643380]; GO_process: GO:0070478 - nuclear-transcribed mRNA catabolic process, 3'-5' exonucleolytic nonsense-mediated decay [Evidence IC] [PMID 10465791]; GO_process: GO:0034427 - nuclear-transcribed mRNA catabolic process, exonucleolytic, 3'-5' [Evidence IMP] [PMID 12364597]; GO_process: GO:0070481 - nuclear-transcribed mRNA catabolic process, non-stop decay [Evidence IC] [PMID 10465791]; GO_process: GO:0071051 - polyadenylation-dependent snoRNA 3'-end processing [Evidence IC] [PMID 10465791]; GO_process: GO:0006364 - rRNA processing [Evidence IEA]); this encodes MEGAATPLSFPPEVFARLEPDIYLQRHLELGLRPSGLRAFDEFRKATIQASEPLPGTLGSAVISVGGTTVVCGITGGITEQKGKHGVYPNVEVIRGTRNGPPTQEEMVISQRAFQLLNNTDYIDPVNFVIPGAEKTKWLVLSASVQVLSRTGPCFDAVWTAIITALKNTRIPQMEVDPDTKQVVSDLSTVSPLKLSDESASLDQFSSTFAIGEVQKDQKTVVIADIEGETEEACLNSRINVVTSPSGLLTGLTIAVTSSNATGINKGIQVSREHIQTVLASARKRASELATAPVS